Proteins co-encoded in one Gadus morhua chromosome 6, gadMor3.0, whole genome shotgun sequence genomic window:
- the npffr1l2 gene encoding neuropeptide FF receptor 1 like 2, producing the protein MDAPTSLEDEVLEMVEGSATMANLYNISRHVYGDVNITNATYFSYYPHSLHIAAGYILAYLFIFLLCMVGNILVCLIVLGNRRMRTVTNLFILNLAVSDLLVGIFCIPTTLVDNLITGWPFTNIVCKLSGFVQGMSVSASVFTLVAIAVERFRCIVYPLQPKLTLFIAKATIWLIWVLAVAITCPAVLALTVDKVGYHFLVYNDNLNLTYPLYMCYENFANPLMKKAYTAVLFTHIYMVPLAFITVMYGCIGVKLYSTVVSSRAQQEASNHTAPCLARRAGRPVISQKKIKVIKMLIVVALLFMLSWLPLWTLMMMTDYAGLDSEQLDLLSSYFFPFAHWLAFSNSSVNPIIYGYYNENFKRGFQGVCKSRPFCCLFPCWRWDKRAGRNRRGKPAHGGGSNTTRLKDPSPIPNHMVFGVTNRVHNDQNSDPVSLALAPKRPSRMACGVVVHSEPSSAKPPSETSTVVKTGLTGKEQDKVRSLGNAVVQAWDNK; encoded by the exons ATGGATGCACCGACCAGCCTGGAGGATGAGGTGCTGGAGATGGTGGAAGGATCAGCCACCATGGCAAACCTTTACAACATCAGTCGTCACGTGTACGGGGACGTCAACATCACCAACGCCACCTACTTCTCGTACTACCCGCACTCTCTGCACATCGCCGCGGGCTACATCCTGGCCTacctcttcatcttcctgctgtgcatggtgggaaaTATCCTGGTGTGCCTCATCGTGCTGGGGAACCGTCGCATGCGCACCGTCACCAACCTCTTCATCCTCAACCTGGCCGTCAGCGACCTGCTGGTGGGAATCTTCTGCATTCCCACCACGCTGGTGGACAACCTCATCACAG GTTGGCCCTTCACCAACATCGTGTGCAAGTTGAGTGGTTTCGTACAGGGCATGTCTGTCTCAGCCTCCGTCTTCACACTGGTGGCCATTGCCGTTGAGAG GTTTCGCTGCATAGTCTACCCCCTGCAGCCAAAGTTGACACTATTCATCGCTAAGGCGACCATATGGTTGATCTGGGTGCTGGCGGTGGCTATCACGTGCCCCGCGGTGCTCGCTCTGACCGTCGACAAGGTGGGCTACCATTTCCTGGTGTACAACGACAACCTCAACCTCACCTACCCGCTGTACATGTGCTACGAAAACTTTGCCAACCCGCTGATGAAGAAGGCGTACACCGCCGTGCTGTTCACCCACATCTACATGGTGCCTCTCGCCTTCATCACCGTCATGTACGGATGCATCGGCGTCAAGCTCTACTCCACCGTGGTCTCCAGCCGCGCCCAGCAAGAGGCCAGCAACCACACAGCGCCGTGCCTGGCGCGAAGAGCTGGCCGTCCGGTCATATCCCAGAAGAAGATCAAGGTGATCAAGATGCTGATCGTGGTGGCCCTGCTCTTCATGCTCTCCTGGCTGCCCCTGTGGaccctgatgatgatgactgACTACGCGGGCCTGGACAGCGAGCAGCTCGACCTGCTGTCCAGCTACTTCTTCCCGTTCGCACACTGGCTGGCCTTCTCCAACTCCAGCGTCAACCCCATCATCTACGGCTACTACAACGAGAACTTCAAGCGGGGGTTCCAGGGAGTGTGCAAGAGCCGACCGTTCTGCTGCCTGTTCCCCTGCTGGCGTTGGGACAAGAGGGCCGGCCGAAACAGGAGGGGGAAGCCCGCCCACGGAGGCGGCAGCAACACAACGCGCCTCAAGGATCCCAGCCCCATCCCCAACCACATGGTCTTTGGAGTGACGAACCGCGTTCACAACGATCAGAACAGCGACCCCGTCTCGCTGGCATTGGCGCCGAAGAGGCCGTCCCGGATGGCGTGCGGCGTGGTGGTCCACTCGGAGCCGAGCAGCGCCAAGCCGCCCTCAGAGACGTCCACCGTGGTTAAGACGGGGCTGACGGGGAAGGAGCAAGACAAGGTCAGATCCCTGGGGAATGCGGTGGTCCAGGCGTGGGATAATAAGTAG
- the tet3 gene encoding methylcytosine dioxygenase TET3 codes for MEIGSHDRLQEGMLSLERANGARRYPNNEDPSTESEQQRAGSIPPGQDKFGDPQQQLPCWKSQGGAAPGGPVHQADMEDARNLVAFSASLDSLPPSSSSCTAVPVKPNPTKLYEKFSQEMDSDGAEARPTAGAPKGGVKSPEDINTLQTALSQAKHGHKPPNCDCDGPDCPDYLEWLQKKIKMAANEDNMPCKIKRVAPHSQQPDLQQPQPHHFPQPQHSMNGAHSVHSVSTPYQQHQGHQGSHPGTLPCTKAPIPCSPQVLSIAKEKNVSLQTAIAIEALTQLSGTGPQAAGSQGQASMPGHIHQHYPHAHNHPSKPQNGTHFYPSSQSPLLSSRSQSVPPGLNPSQEAMVSWEQNRPQSQGQPAHTSPLPSSNSCFPSQGKPPGYSPHPQQWQEGSGAAPTSQRSQWMPDNSAPPNISIDPMSELKQLLGDSGGKLGKPRFKHPVQHQYSPSENFQAQGHPGSARIKQEPDSGEYYHNIATMGHYGKMNGQQGQHYSGPPLSPGQAAICHSTQAALQQHLTYKRNLFSNHAPGFGGLDERSPSACQNLKKWWPQVGPEGMNPLAIKQEPKEPKKKKTPQSKSTSGVPASPQTPKPKPIVIKKTKQKASLPTFLPQNQISVVKPSPHALVRAPFQASLPAGSFPSLTLPSLPSQAAAAGLPAPASSQVSTSIPLIINSTAPALSDNTLAPMGPPIQPAGPENHLKRETDGMAPTDSSSTPTTTIPLTSTSSTSQLPSLNHVDPKFEDLMLQFEAEFGDSPAPVLPASQPMEQAPTAAKAVVSHGHVNANSGPDGFSLSSNTQADPLGLSAPPSSEPNPAGQEMEVDANKTGSQCEAGSSLASEVNPAQEQHPRDQALSLQTQQALLEQQQPKALEDPFNMPFSPLPKRMKIENSGGLTVLSTTCYSEEDTPTKDSLPCSPSLRGFLESPLRYLDTPTKNLLDTPAKDLQAEFPVCDCVEQILEKDEGPYYNHLGSGPTVASIRELMETRYGEKGEAVRIEKVVYTGREGKSSRGCPIAKWVVRRGSETEKLMCLVRHRMGHHCANAVIIILIMAWEGVPAALGDKLYRELSESLTQFGNPTSRRCGLNDDRTCACQGRDSETCGASFSFGCSWSMYFNGCKYARSKIPRKFRLQGERPEEEDKLRDNFQELATEVAPLYKQLAPKAFSNQCLTESSAPQCRLGLKEGKPFSGVTACMDFCAHSHKDQHNLSNGCTVVCTLTKEANRQVGVLPEDEQLHVLPLYRISTCDEFGSEEGQRLKMKTGALQVLQAFRREVRKLPEPAKSCRQRRLEAKKAASEKKKGKLQAAAAGETPEKTVVKVERVVAGSPHPQGNKTAVVKQEMKPIIKKEHFKGSMEGYPAQADPYNVYPHPAFYARGGLPSNDQPSPNGPVNGYHPNLTALPYGYYNYPQNALFRPQMRTYEGIRGAWSKAGSKGVQEDKKPDVQSLQAQLAQSCPQGHPEQQHPEVTHQRSAYPQQQQQQQQPECDQSRPSSVSSEHSNRGNPQIKQEPMDVPVYEGTTPGQSAPNTPSTTPQPGAWPGHMPGSTAGPLGWDEHGNPRPGPGTSPFTPNKQQSYQQPPQLPSPYAQQWTSFPNSNTSMASPAPSPSPSLKIPPSPSPSPQPGTPRPPTPQAGIGHSGLPHSHSGTSHPGTPQPGTPRPGTPGYWPSPAPSPQPNAWGMEPAGYNPALKHGNPAGAYPGKMWHKAGENRSSTPLGLQENAWKSCGGSAAGSTPSPAPEGRLFPDSLQQSEQAFWDPGRERAESDADSMKGHDDDDEVFSDSEHNFLDPNIGGVAVAPAHGSVLIECARRELHATTPLKRPDRSHPTRISLVFYQHKNLNQPHHGLAIWEAKMKLLAEKALQRQQEAALMGYSAEEIKALGKKRKLEGLPVRTGPGLGLSLDKREGPVTRLAPTLNTTSTVTVSPYAFTQVTGPYSRFV; via the exons ATGGAAATCGGGTCACATGACCGCCTCCAGGAAGGCATGCTGAGCCTGGAACGGGCCAATGGGGCGAGGCGCTACCCAAATAATGAGGATCCCTCCACGGAATCAGAGCAGCAAAGGGCAGGGAGCATACCCCCAGGGCAGGACAAGTTCGGCGACCCCCAACAGCAGCTGCCCTGCTGGAAGAGTCAGGGTGGTGCAGCTCCTGGTGGGCCCGTCCACCAAGCAGACATGGAGGACGCCCGCAACCTTGTGGCTTTCTCTGCTAGCCTGGACTCCTTgcccccctcctcgtcctcctgcaCTGCCGTCCCAGTGAAGCCCAACCCTACCAAGCTGTATGAAAAGTTCTCCCAGGAGATGGACTCTGATGGTGCGGAGGCCAGACCCACTGCAGGGGCGCCCAAAGGAGGGGTCAAGTCTCCAGAAGACATTAACACTTTACAGACCGCACTGAGCCAGGCCAAGCATGGGCACAAACCTCCCAACTGTGACTGTGATGGACCTGACTGTCCCGACTACCTGGAGTGGCTGCAGAAGAAGATCAAGATGGCGGCCAATGAAGATAACATGCCCTGCAAAATAAAGAGAGTGGCTCCTCACTCACAGCAGCCTGATCTTCaacaaccccaaccccaccacttCCCTCAACCCCAGCACTCTATGAATGGAGCCCACTCCGTTCATAGTGTCTCTACTCCGTACCAGCAGCACCAAGGGCACCAAGGATCCCATCCAGGTACCCTACCCTGCACCAAAGCTCCTATTCCCTGCTCCCCACAGGTTCTCTCTATAGCCAAGGAAAAGAATGTCAGTCTCCAGACAGCCATTGCTATAGAGGCTCTGACCCAATTGTCTGGCACCGGTCCACAGGCTGCTGGCTCTCAAGGCCAGGCCTCAATGCCAGGTCACATCCATCAGCATTACCCACATGCTCATAATCACCCTTCCAAGCCTCAGAATGGAACCCACTTCTACCCATCCTCCCAGAGCCCCCTCCTGTCCTCACGTTCACAATCCGTCCCACCGGGGCTAAACCCAAGCCAAGAGGCCATGGTGTCCTGGGAGCAAAACAGACCCCAGTCCCAGGGTCAGCCAGCCCACACCTCCCCTCTTCCATCCTCTAACTCCTGCTTTCCGAGCCAAGGGAAACCCCCGGGCTACAGCCCACACCCCCAGCAGTGGCAGGAGGGCTCCGGTGCCGCCCCCACCAGCCAGAGGAGCCAGTGGATGCCTGACAACTCAGCTCCGCCCAACATTAGCATAGACCCCATGTCTGAGCTTAAACAGTTGCTTGGGGACAGCGGTGGAAAGTTAGGCAAACCTCGCTTCAAGCATCCTGTCCAACACCAATATAGCCCAAGTGAGAATTTCCAGGCCCAGGGCCATCCAGGGTCTGCCAGGATAAAGCAGGAGCCAGACTCGGGGGAGTATTACCATAACATTGCCACCATGGGACATTATGGCAAAATGAATGGTCAACAGGGCCAGCACTACTCTGGGCCACCGTTGTCTCCTGGCCAAGCAGCAATTTGTCACTCAACTCAGGCAGCACTGCAGCAGCATCTTACCTACAAGAGGAACCTCTTTTCGAACCATGCTCCTGGCTTCGGGGGGCTCGACGAGCGGTCTCCGTCAGCTTGCCAAAATCTAAAAAAGTGGTGGCCTCAAGTTGGACCTGAGGGAATGAACCCCCTAGCAATCAAACAGGAGCCCAAGGaacccaagaagaagaagaccccTCAAAGCAAATCCACGAGTGGGGTGCCAGCAAGCCCTCAGACACCCAAACCCAAACCAATAGTTATCAAGAAGACCAAGCAGAAAGCCTCATTGCCAACCTTCCTGCCTCAGAATCAGATCAGTGTAGTGAAACCCTCACCCCATGCTCTAGTCAGAGCCCCGTTCCAAGCCAGTCTGCCAGCTGGTTCTTTCCCCTCTCTGACCCTTCCAAGCCTTCCCTCTCAGGCTGCGGCTGCAGGCCTCCCTGCCCCAGCCAGCTCTCAGGTATCCACATCCATCCCCCTGATTATCAACTCTACTGCTCCCGCCTTGTCCGACAACACTCTGGCTCCCATGGGTCCTCCAATCCAGCCTGCTGGCCCTGAAAACCATCTtaagagagagactgatggCATGGCCCCTActgacagcagcagcacccccaccaccaccatacctCTTACCTCTACATCCAGCACCTCGCAGTTACCAAGCCTCAACCACGTTGACCCAAAGTTCGAAGACCTGATGCTCCAGTTTGAGGCAGAATTCGGGGATTCACCAGCTCCGGTGCTCCCTGCAAGCCAGCCCATGGAGCAAGCCCCGACAGCAGCTAAAGCAGTGGTAAGCCACGGTCATGTCAACGCTAACTCAGGACCTGATGGGTTCTCGTTGTCATCGAACACCCAGGCCGATCCTCTCGGCCTCTCCGCCCCACCCAGCTCTGAGCCCAATCCAGCAGGCCAAGAGATGGAAGTCGACGCAAACAAAACAGGGAGCCAATGTGAAGCAGGCTCAAGCCTGGCCTCTGAAGTAAACCCTGCACAGGAACAGCACCCGAGGGACCAGGCACTCTCTTTGCAGACTCAGCAGGCTctcctggagcagcagcagcccaaGGCCCTTGAAGACCCATTCAACATGCCCTTCTCGCCGCTGCCCAAACGCATGAAGATTGAGAATTCTGGAGGGCTGACCGTGCTGTCCACTACATGCTACTCAGAGGAAGACACGCCCACTAAGGATAGTCTACCCTGCTCGCCGTCCCTCCGAGGCTTCCTGGAATCCCCTCTACGCTACCTGGACACGCCCACCAAGAACCTCCTGGACACGCCCGCAAAGGACCTGCAGGCAGAGTTCCCCGTCTGTGACTGTGTTG AGCAAATCCTGGAGAAGGATGAGGGTCCGTACTACAACCACCTGGGGTCTGGACCTACCGTCGCCTCCATACGGGAACTGATGGAGACCAG GTacggagagaagggagaggccGTCAGGATCGAGAAGGTGGTGTACACTGGCCGGGAGGGGAAGAGCTCCAGAGGATGCCCCATCGCCAAGTGG GTGGTCCGGCGGGGCAGCGAGACGGAGAAGCTGATGTGTCTCGTCCGCCACCGCATGGGCCACCACTGTGCCAACgccgtcatcatcatcctcatcatggCCTGGGAGGGCGTGCCCGCCGCGCTGGGCGACAAGCTGTACCGCGAGCTCTCCGAGTCGCTCACGCAGTTCGGCAACCCCACCAGCCGCCGCTGTGGCCTCAATGACGA CCGGACGTGTGCGTGCCAGGGCCGGGACTCCGAGACCTGTGGCGCGTCCTTCTCCTTCGGCTGCTCCTGGAGCATGTACTTCAACGGCTGCAAGTATGCCCGCAGCAAGATCCCCCGGAAGTTCCGCCTGCAAGGCGAGCGCCCCGAAGAG GAAGACAAACTCAGGGATAACTTCCAGGAGCTGGCGACCGAGGTGGCTCCGCTGTACAAGCAGCTCGCTCCCAAGGCCTTCAGCAATCAG TGCCTGACCGAGTCCAGCGCTCCCCAGTGTCGGCTGGGTCTGAAGGAAGGCAAGCCATTCTCCGGAGTCACCGCCTGCATGGACTTCTGTGCCCACTCTCACAAGGACCAGCACAACCTCTCCAACGGCTGCACAGTG GTGTGCACCCTCACCAAGGAGGCCAACCGGCAGGTGGGCGTGCTCCCCGAGGACGAGCAGCTCCACGTGCTGCCACTCTACCGCATCTCCACCTGCGACGAGTTCGGCAGCGAGGAGGGCCAGCGGCTCAAGATGAAGACGGGCGCCCTGCAGGTGCTGCAGGCCTTCCGGCGCGAGGTGCGCAAGCTGCCCGAGCCGGCCAAGTCCTGCCGCCAGCGGCGCCTGGAGGCCAAGAAGGCGGCGtcggagaagaagaaggggaagctgcaggcggcggcggcgggggagaCGCCGGAGAAGACGGTGGTCAAGGTGGAGCGCGTGGTGGCCGGCTCGCCGCACCCTCAAGGCAATAAAACAG CAGTCGTGAAACAAGAGATGAAGCCCATCATTAAGAAGGAGCACTTTAAAGGCTCTATGGAAGGCTACCCTGCACAGGCAGACCCTTACAACGTCTACCCCCACCCAGCCTTCTATGCAAGGGGAGGCCTCCCTTCCAACGACCAGCCATCTCCCAACGGGCCGGTCAATGGCTACCACCCCAATCTCACTGCACTGCCATACGGCTACTACAACTACCCTCAAAACGCACTTTTCCGGCCTCAAATGAGGACCTACGAAGGGATCAGAGGCGCTTGGTCCAAGGCGGGTTCCAAGGGTGTCCAGGAGGACAAGAAGCCCGACGTGCAGAGCCTTCAGGCCCAGCTGGCGCAGTCCTGCCCCCAGGGACATCCTGAGCAGCAGCACCCGGAGGTGACCCACCAACGCAGCGCttacccccagcagcagcagcagcagcagcagccggagTGCGACCAGTCCCGTccgtcctccgtctcctccgagCACTCCAACAGGGGCAACCCGCAAATCAAACAGGAGCCCATGGACGTGCCTGTGTATGAAGGAACGACGCCCGGCCAGTCGGCCCCCAACACACCCAGCACTACTCCGCAGCCTGGTGCCTGGCCAGGCCACATGCCAGGCAGCACCGCTGGCCCGTTGGGCTGGGACGAGCATGGGAACCCCAGGCCGGGCCCAGGGACCTCGCCTTTCACCCCAAACAAGCAGCAGTCCTACCAGCAGCCACCGCAGCTTCCATCTCCTTACGCCCAGCAGTGGACCTCCTTCCCAAACTCAAACACCTCAATGGCCTCGCCAGCCccttccccctcaccctcactcaAAATACCTCCGTCCCCGTCTCCCTCGCCGCAGCCCGGCACCCCCCGCCCTCCCACCCCGCAAGCAGGCATCGGTCACTCGGGTCTCCCGCATTCACATTCAGGCACTTCTCACCCAGGTACCCCCCAACCCGGCACCCCACGTCCAGGCACTCCCGGCTACTGGCCGAGTCCTGCTCCCAGTCCCCAGCCCAACGCCTGGGGCATGGAGCCCGCGGGGTACAACCCCGCTCTGAAGCACGGTAACCCCGCTGGCGCTTACCCCGGCAAGATGTGGCATAAAGCCGGGGAGAATCGCTCCTCTACGCCCCTCGGGCTCCAGGAGAACGCCTGGAAGTCGTGCGGCGGTTCGGCGGCAGGCAGCACCCCTTCCCCCGCCCCGGAGGGACGGCTCTTCCCGGACTCCCTGCAGCAGTCGGAGCAGGCCTTCTGGGACCCCGGCCGGGAGCGAGCGGAGAGCGACGCGGACAGCATGAAGGgccacgacgacgacgacgaggtGTTCTCCGACAGCGAGCACAACTTCCTGGACCCCAACATCGGCGGGGTGGCGGTGGCGCCGGCCCACGGGTCGGTCCTCATCGAGTGCGCCCGGCGGGAGCTCCACGCCACCACGCCGCTGAAGAGGCCCGACCGGTCGCACCCCACCCGCATTTCTCTGGTCTTCTACCAGCACAAGAACCTCAACCAGCCCCACCACGGCCTGGCCATATGGGAGGCCAAGATGAAACTTCTGGCCGAGAAGGCcctccagaggcagcaggaggcCGCTCTCATGGGCTACTCCGCGGAGGAGATCAAGGCCCTGGGGAAGAAGCGCAAGCTGGAGGGTCTTCCCGTGAGGACAGGCCCGGGGCTCGGACTATCCTTGGACAAGAGGGAGGGGCCCGTGACGAGGCTGGCTCCCACgctcaacaccacctccactgtCACTGTGTCTCCCTACGCCTTCACCCAGGTCACGGGCCCCTACAGCCGGTTCGTGTGA